A single window of Rubripirellula lacrimiformis DNA harbors:
- a CDS encoding DUF533 domain-containing protein codes for MDILGALLGKKAGGGSPGGAVLKDILGGKRPQPKPQSPARQHPQARRPQTIDDAAKSLEDLLGVSHDHHQRQRETARQSAPRSNQPAPQAAPRRSPSPAPSWSPKEVESMNAQSKILVRGMVNAAKSDGQITQAEQDAILKQLDHVSQEEIEFLRSTFKEKLDVRDFTWSVPLGMEEQVYTVSLIAIDLDDQKEANYLADLAQGLRLASSRCNEIHRSLGAPIIFQS; via the coding sequence ATGGATATCTTGGGCGCGCTGCTAGGCAAAAAAGCCGGTGGCGGTAGTCCTGGCGGTGCTGTCCTGAAGGATATTTTGGGTGGCAAACGCCCCCAACCCAAGCCGCAATCGCCCGCTCGCCAACACCCGCAGGCACGGCGACCGCAAACCATCGACGATGCCGCCAAGAGCCTGGAAGACTTGCTAGGTGTCAGTCACGACCACCACCAACGACAACGCGAAACGGCTCGCCAATCGGCACCGCGATCGAATCAACCGGCGCCGCAAGCAGCCCCCAGACGTTCCCCCAGCCCAGCACCGTCCTGGTCGCCGAAAGAGGTGGAATCGATGAATGCTCAGTCGAAAATCCTGGTTCGCGGGATGGTCAATGCAGCCAAATCGGATGGGCAGATCACGCAAGCCGAACAGGATGCGATCCTGAAACAATTGGATCACGTATCGCAGGAAGAAATTGAATTCCTACGCTCGACGTTCAAAGAAAAACTGGACGTGCGAGACTTCACCTGGTCGGTACCGCTAGGCATGGAAGAACAGGTCTACACCGTGTCGCTGATCGCGATCGACCTGGACGACCAGAAGGAAGCCAACTACCTGGCCGATCTGGCACAGGGACTACGCTTGGCCTCAAGCCGATGCAACGAGATCCACCGGAGCCTGGGCGCGCCGATCATCTTCCAGAGTTGA